A DNA window from Vigna angularis cultivar LongXiaoDou No.4 chromosome 1, ASM1680809v1, whole genome shotgun sequence contains the following coding sequences:
- the LOC108319808 gene encoding uncharacterized protein LOC108319808 isoform X2: protein MLGSDDGDIDVFFDSLDSLSAQDSVLGKEEFGSERCGCDYGDIWVKEPVSVKERRERFLQDLGLDDASSSKVCYQERMNFDDSSISLGFERIRECSGATSNASILHNDQVSEKVLYGGKAASEAKISVDEVKGCPQGEADANFEGKEHDFPSTNQEHREADSQEFQDFDMGKRKRKNWWKRFVNERKGGEGNVRSKFNAGANKTRRIKVRQNKKRWLEFSGLFNGQEVRAHQGVIWTMKFSPCGQYLASGGEDGVVRIWRVTSLDKSSICFTSKDSTSNSRVERKNTSPKKKNSYQPFIFLPNSIFQIEESPLQEFFGHSSDVLDLAWSNSDILLSSSMDKTVRLWQIDCNQCLSVFHHNDYVTCIQFNPVDENYFISGSIDGKVRIWGIREERVIDWANIRDVISAISYQEDGKGFVVGSVTGTCRFYVASGKYFQLEAQIDVHGKKKASGNKITGIQFSQKSTKRIMITTEDSKIHIYDGIELVQKYKGLPKSGSQMSGSFTSSGKHIISVGEDSHVYIWNLDDLGNASSKHTKSERS, encoded by the exons ATGCTGGGCTCTGATGATGGAGATATTGATGTGTTCTTTGACTCACTGGATAGTTTGTCAGCACAAGATTCTGTTCTAGGCAAAGAAGAGTTTGGCTCTGAAAGGTGTGGTTGTGATTATGGTGACATTTGGGTGAAGGAGCCTGTTAGTGTGAAGGAGAGGAGGGAACGTTTTCTGCAGGATTTGGGTTTAGACGACGCGTCTTCATCCAAGGTTTGTTATCAAGAGAGAATGAACTTTGATGACTCATCTATCAGTTTGGGATTTGAGAGGATCAGGGAGTGCAGTGGAGCAACCTCAAATGCTTCAATTTTGCATAACGATCAGGTATCTGAGAAGGTTCTCTATGGAGGCAAAGCAGCTTCTGAAGCAAAAATCTCAGTGGATGAAGTGAAAGGGTGTCCCCAAGGTGAAGCAGATGCAAACTTTGAAGGAAAAGAGCATGACTTCCCTTCTACAAATCAGGAACACAGAGAAGCTGATTCGCAAGAATTTCAGGATTTTGATATGggtaaaaggaaaagaaaaaactggTGGAAACGCTTTGTGAACGAGAGGAAAGGGGGTGAAGGAAATGTTAGATCAAAGTTTAATGCAGGGGCAAACAAAACTCGAAGAATAAAGGTAAGGCAGAATAAAAAGAGGTGGCTAGAGTTCAGTGGCCTATTCAATGGACAAGAGGTTAGAGCTCACCAAGGTGTAATCTGGACCATGAAATTTAGTCCCTGTGGACAGTATTTAGCGAGTGGAGGTGAAGATGGTGTTGTTCGTATATGGCGTGTTACATCTCTGGATAAATCCAGTATTTGTTTCACCTCAAAAGACAGCACTTCTAATAGCAGAGTGGAACGTAAAAACACTTCTCCTAAGAAGAAAAACTCATACCAACCCTTCATTTTCCttccaaatagtatttttcaaatTGAGGAATCACCACTGCAAGAATTTTTTGGTCATTCCAGTGATGTCTTGGATTTGGCTTGGTCTAATTCAGAT ATTCTCCTTTCATCTTCTATGGATAAAACTGTTCGGTTGTGGCAAATTGATTGTAATCAATGTCTAAGTGTTTTCCATCACAATGACTATG TGACATGCATTCAATTCAACCCTGTTGATGAAAATTACTTCATTAGTGGGTCCATTGATGGTAAGGTTCGAATATGGGGGATACGTGAAGAGCGAGTCATTGACTGGGCAAATATACGAGATGTCATAAGTGCTATAAGTTACCAGGAAGATGGGAAA GGATTTGTAGTTGGTTCTGTTACAGGCACTTGTCGTTTTTATGTTGCTTCAG GAAAATATTTCCAGCTTGAGGCGCAGATAGATGTACATGGTAAGAAGAAAGCATCAGGCAACAAGATTACTGGCATTCAG TTCTCCCAAAAAAGTACCAAGAGAATTATGATCACAACAGAAGATTCcaaaattcatatttatgaTGGCATTGAGCTTGTTCAGAAATACAAAG GTCTTCCCAAGTCAGGGAGTCAAATGTCGGGTTCATTTACATCAAGTGGAAAACATATAATTTCAGTTGGAGAAGACTCCCATGTTTACATATGGAACTTGGATGACTTGGGAAATGCTTCTTCTAAACACACAAAATCTGAACGTTCCT AA
- the LOC108319808 gene encoding uncharacterized protein LOC108319808 isoform X1 gives MLGSDDGDIDVFFDSLDSLSAQDSVLGKEEFGSERCGCDYGDIWVKEPVSVKERRERFLQDLGLDDASSSKVCYQERMNFDDSSISLGFERIRECSGATSNASILHNDQVSEKVLYGGKAASEAKISVDEVKGCPQGEADANFEGKEHDFPSTNQEHREADSQEFQDFDMGKRKRKNWWKRFVNERKGGEGNVRSKFNAGANKTRRIKVRQNKKRWLEFSGLFNGQEVRAHQGVIWTMKFSPCGQYLASGGEDGVVRIWRVTSLDKSSICFTSKDSTSNSRVERKNTSPKKKNSYQPFIFLPNSIFQIEESPLQEFFGHSSDVLDLAWSNSDILLSSSMDKTVRLWQIDCNQCLSVFHHNDYVTCIQFNPVDENYFISGSIDGKVRIWGIREERVIDWANIRDVISAISYQEDGKGFVVGSVTGTCRFYVASGKYFQLEAQIDVHGKKKASGNKITGIQFSQKSTKRIMITTEDSKIHIYDGIELVQKYKGLPKSGSQMSGSFTSSGKHIISVGEDSHVYIWNLDDLGNASSKHTKSERSCEYFFSKGVTVAIPWSDVKAYQRGSSSNFSHHSSEMQSQSELAPHETRDAERFSLGNWFAIDGTCRGSMTWPEEKLPSWDLPIAEDEYDEQQLCQKNTCQDRIVSETWGLSIVVAGCDGTIKTFHNFGLPIRL, from the exons ATGCTGGGCTCTGATGATGGAGATATTGATGTGTTCTTTGACTCACTGGATAGTTTGTCAGCACAAGATTCTGTTCTAGGCAAAGAAGAGTTTGGCTCTGAAAGGTGTGGTTGTGATTATGGTGACATTTGGGTGAAGGAGCCTGTTAGTGTGAAGGAGAGGAGGGAACGTTTTCTGCAGGATTTGGGTTTAGACGACGCGTCTTCATCCAAGGTTTGTTATCAAGAGAGAATGAACTTTGATGACTCATCTATCAGTTTGGGATTTGAGAGGATCAGGGAGTGCAGTGGAGCAACCTCAAATGCTTCAATTTTGCATAACGATCAGGTATCTGAGAAGGTTCTCTATGGAGGCAAAGCAGCTTCTGAAGCAAAAATCTCAGTGGATGAAGTGAAAGGGTGTCCCCAAGGTGAAGCAGATGCAAACTTTGAAGGAAAAGAGCATGACTTCCCTTCTACAAATCAGGAACACAGAGAAGCTGATTCGCAAGAATTTCAGGATTTTGATATGggtaaaaggaaaagaaaaaactggTGGAAACGCTTTGTGAACGAGAGGAAAGGGGGTGAAGGAAATGTTAGATCAAAGTTTAATGCAGGGGCAAACAAAACTCGAAGAATAAAGGTAAGGCAGAATAAAAAGAGGTGGCTAGAGTTCAGTGGCCTATTCAATGGACAAGAGGTTAGAGCTCACCAAGGTGTAATCTGGACCATGAAATTTAGTCCCTGTGGACAGTATTTAGCGAGTGGAGGTGAAGATGGTGTTGTTCGTATATGGCGTGTTACATCTCTGGATAAATCCAGTATTTGTTTCACCTCAAAAGACAGCACTTCTAATAGCAGAGTGGAACGTAAAAACACTTCTCCTAAGAAGAAAAACTCATACCAACCCTTCATTTTCCttccaaatagtatttttcaaatTGAGGAATCACCACTGCAAGAATTTTTTGGTCATTCCAGTGATGTCTTGGATTTGGCTTGGTCTAATTCAGAT ATTCTCCTTTCATCTTCTATGGATAAAACTGTTCGGTTGTGGCAAATTGATTGTAATCAATGTCTAAGTGTTTTCCATCACAATGACTATG TGACATGCATTCAATTCAACCCTGTTGATGAAAATTACTTCATTAGTGGGTCCATTGATGGTAAGGTTCGAATATGGGGGATACGTGAAGAGCGAGTCATTGACTGGGCAAATATACGAGATGTCATAAGTGCTATAAGTTACCAGGAAGATGGGAAA GGATTTGTAGTTGGTTCTGTTACAGGCACTTGTCGTTTTTATGTTGCTTCAG GAAAATATTTCCAGCTTGAGGCGCAGATAGATGTACATGGTAAGAAGAAAGCATCAGGCAACAAGATTACTGGCATTCAG TTCTCCCAAAAAAGTACCAAGAGAATTATGATCACAACAGAAGATTCcaaaattcatatttatgaTGGCATTGAGCTTGTTCAGAAATACAAAG GTCTTCCCAAGTCAGGGAGTCAAATGTCGGGTTCATTTACATCAAGTGGAAAACATATAATTTCAGTTGGAGAAGACTCCCATGTTTACATATGGAACTTGGATGACTTGGGAAATGCTTCTTCTAAACACACAAAATCTGAACGTTCCTGTGAGTACTTTTTTTCCAAGGGTGTTACTGTTGCAATACCTTGGTCAGATGTGAAAGCATATCAAAGGGGTTCTAGCAGTAACTTTTCCCACCATTCTTCAGAAATGCAAAGCCAATCAGAGCTTGCCCCCCATGAGACTAGAGATGCAGAGCGTTTTTCTCTTGGTAACTGGTTTGCCATTGATGGCACATGCCGAGGTTCTATGACATGGCCTGAGGAGAAACTTCCCAGCTGGGATTTACCTATAGCAGAAGACGAATATGATGAGCAGCAGTTATGTCAGAAAAATACTTGCCAAGACAGAATTGTATCAGAAACATGGGGCCTATCGATTGTGGTGGCTGGTTGTGATGGAACTATCAAGACATTCCACAACTTTGGATTACCCATTAGGCTCTAA
- the LOC108332406 gene encoding uridylate kinase PUMPKIN, chloroplastic, with protein MALSTSLFSSSLSSSLHSSSLLCFPKTLSPSFTSTLGNSTLHANFVVRSSYSQMGSSPDPIEFRKPIPSRAHLELSMNENNKPSYKWRRVLLKVSGEALAGDNSQNIDPKITMAIAREVAAVTRLGIEVALVVGGGNIFRGSAWAGSSGLDRSSADYIGMLATVMNAIFLQATMESIGIPTRVQTAFRMSEVAEPYIRRRAVRHLEKGRVVIFAAGTGNPFFTTDTAAALRCAEINAEVVLKATNVDGVYDDDPKRNPQARLHDTLTYQEVTSRDLSVMDMTAITLCQENNIPVVVFNLNKPGNIEKAIKGERVGTLIGANWNSTVYEHENI; from the exons ATGGCACTATCcacttctcttttctcttcctctctttcttcttctcttcattcATCTTCGCTTCTATGTTTTCCGAAAACCCTCTCCCCTTCCTTCACGTCTACGCTAGGCAATTCAACCCTTCACGCCAATTTCGTTGTTCGCTCCTCTTATTCCCAAATGGGCTCTTCCCCTGATCCAATCGAATTCAg GAAGCCCATTCCGTCCAGGGCTCACTTGGAGCTCTCGATGAATGAAAATAACAAGCCATCGTATAAATGGCGAAGGGTTTTGCTCAAAGTCAGCGGAGAAGCACTTGCAGGAGATAATTCTCAGAACATTGACCCAAAG ATAACCATGGCCATTGCAAGGGAAGTGGCAGCAGTAACTCGCCTTGGCATTGAG GTTGCACTAGTAGTTGGTGGAGGTAACATCTTCCGTGGATCGGCCTGGGCTGGAAGTAGTGGACTAGACCGCTCGTCTGCTGATTATATTGG GATGTTGGCCACTGTCATGAATGCTATATTTCTTCAAGCAACAATGGAGAGTATTGGCATTCCTACTCGGGTGCAGACTGCATTTCGTATGTCTGAGGTTGCAGAACCATATATACGCAGAAGGGCTGTGAGGCATTTGGAAAAAGGAAGGGTTGTTATTTTTGCTGCCGGAACTGGAAATCCATTTTTTACCACAGACACTGCTGCAGCACTCCGATGTGCAGAGA TTAATGCAGAGGTTGTACTCAAAGCAACAAACGTTGACGGAGTTTATGACGACGACCCAAAGCGTAATCCACAAGCACGTCTTCATGACACACTAACATATCAAGAGGTAACTTCAAGAGATCTGTCAGTGATGGACATGACTGCCATAACTTTATGCCAGGAAAATAATATTCCAG TTGTTGTCTTCAATTTAAATAAACCTGGCAACATTGAGAAAGCTATTAAAGGCGAGCGAGTTGGCACTTTGATTGGGGCAAACTGGAATTCTACCGTATACGAACATGAAAATATATGA
- the LOC108333061 gene encoding uncharacterized protein LOC108333061 — MRALFKQTVDKRISNTDITVGEVKKAALGLISNVPVPIHSTFLAGCPYYDLCPGLVTNGQLIEALFSAKEAHRLLAKLFQRKFTHNVQQQNEEHNAIVDSLKSIIDSVENIGLNLSVAREILLFDSISRDLKDVRTIKNPLMIRFSGFHVSRGGLDTQLVEGRCWQMSRRSF; from the exons ATGAGAGCTCTTTTCAAACAGACTGTTGACAAAAGAATTTCTAACACAGACATCACAGTTGGTGAAGTTAAAAAAGCAGCTCTTGGTCTGATTTCAAAT GTTCCTGTCCCAATTCATTCTACATTTCTTGCTGGGTGTCCTTATTATGATTTGTGCCCAGGACTTGTTACAAATGGACAGTTAATAGAG GCTCTTTTCTCTGCAAAAGAAGCTCATAGATTACTTGCTAAACTCTTCCAAAGAAAGTTTACTCATAATGTTCAGCAGCAGAATGAAGAGCACAATGCAATAGTTGATTCCTTGAAGAGCATTATAGATAGTGTTGAGAATATTGGACTAAACTTATCAGTTGCTAGGGAAATTTTGCTATTTGATTCTATATCACGGGACTTGAAAGATGTCAGGACCATTAAAAATCCACTCATGATTCGCTTTAGTGGGTTTCACGTGTCAAGAGGGGGGCTCGACACTCAACTGGTGGAAGGCAGGTGTTGGCAGATGAGCAGACGCTCGTTTTGA